A section of the Clostridium sp. TW13 genome encodes:
- a CDS encoding arylsulfotransferase family protein, translated as MDNFKAGEPSEKSANNSSSQVWDFVSSPDLHPMKVTINMNKGGTASGLIFVSPYTLYEATMIGQTGSLIMDQAGNPIWFNPLNNRYIQNTDFRVQCYKGIPVLTMWQGTISGTQSATPNLPPGNPEPGAYFQIINPNYKIIKKLTAQKGYTADLHEFTITNRNTALFTAVKQISADLTPYGGPVDGYFNNYSIQEVDIETGKLLFFWSVLDYINPRDSMIPASSATTFNNIWDCFHVNSVQEGPNNTLLISMRNMWAIYNIDKETGNIIWQLGGKQSDFTFGPKATFSWQHDARYRSGKRISLFDNGCCSSPNSPPESKAHGLILKLNFQNMTANVDRAYYHDPMLYVPTQGNLQPLSNGNQLVGWGQDPYVSEFSNVGNTENDPSLNFLFDMQYPNQNLSYRAFKSKWIGLPLYPPNIAIEIFRENAVIVYASWNGSTETVAWQVLAGPKPDRLSVVVDNVPRTGFETDIYVNSHVSYFQVNALNSCGYVIGMSRIAHLE; from the coding sequence ATGGATAACTTTAAAGCGGGAGAACCATCAGAAAAATCTGCCAATAATTCAAGCTCACAAGTGTGGGATTTTGTTTCCTCCCCAGACTTGCATCCCATGAAGGTTACTATCAACATGAATAAAGGTGGAACAGCTTCTGGCTTAATATTCGTTTCACCATATACCCTATATGAGGCAACTATGATTGGACAAACAGGATCACTGATTATGGATCAAGCTGGTAACCCAATATGGTTTAACCCCCTTAATAACAGATATATTCAGAATACAGACTTTAGAGTACAATGCTATAAAGGAATCCCGGTTCTTACCATGTGGCAAGGAACCATCTCAGGAACTCAATCTGCAACCCCTAATCTTCCACCAGGTAATCCTGAGCCTGGTGCCTATTTCCAAATTATAAACCCAAATTATAAAATTATTAAGAAACTCACTGCCCAAAAAGGGTACACTGCTGACCTTCACGAGTTTACTATTACAAATCGAAATACTGCTTTGTTTACTGCTGTTAAACAAATATCAGCAGATTTAACCCCCTATGGAGGGCCAGTAGATGGATACTTTAATAATTATTCCATTCAAGAAGTTGATATTGAGACTGGTAAGTTGCTTTTCTTTTGGAGTGTCCTTGATTATATTAATCCGAGAGATTCAATGATACCTGCATCATCTGCAACTACTTTTAATAATATTTGGGATTGTTTCCACGTGAATTCTGTTCAAGAGGGTCCAAATAATACACTTCTAATTAGCATGCGTAACATGTGGGCCATTTATAATATTGATAAAGAAACAGGGAATATAATTTGGCAGCTTGGTGGAAAACAAAGTGATTTTACTTTTGGTCCAAAAGCCACATTTTCTTGGCAGCACGATGCCCGTTATAGATCTGGAAAAAGGATAAGTTTATTCGATAATGGTTGCTGTTCTTCCCCAAATTCTCCTCCTGAGAGTAAAGCGCATGGCTTAATCCTTAAGCTGAATTTCCAGAACATGACTGCAAATGTAGATCGAGCATATTATCATGACCCAATGCTATATGTTCCAACTCAAGGGAATCTTCAACCATTATCTAATGGGAATCAATTAGTTGGCTGGGGGCAGGACCCATATGTTTCTGAATTCTCAAATGTCGGTAATACAGAAAATGATCCTTCGTTAAATTTTCTATTTGATATGCAATATCCTAATCAAAATCTTTCTTATAGGGCCTTTAAAAGTAAATGGATAGGATTGCCGCTTTATCCACCTAATATTGCTATAGAGATATTTCGTGAAAATGCGGTAATTGTCTATGCATCATGGAATGGTTCAACTGAAACTGTGGCTTGGCAGGTATTAGCGGGTCCAAAACCTGATAGATTGTCAGTTGTAGTAGACAATGTACCTCGCACTGGATTTGAGACAGATATTTATGTTAATTCACATGTATCATATTTTCAAGTAAATGCATTGAATTCATGTGGCTATGTCATTGGTATGTCGCGAATTGCGCATTTAGAGTAG
- the helD gene encoding RNA polymerase recycling motor HelD, whose protein sequence is MNINDFEWKTEDQWLELVLKETQRQLEEELDYKDRFKNDALETQREMWEELGSVSITNGLEQIVSFMGFVDRMKYQKRNHEVTRTLQEKYERMLKAPYFGRIDFHENGEEKAEKYYIGMSNLMNEDYDFLIYDWRAPVSSMFYDYEIGKAGYQCAEGTIEGDLTLKRQYKINEGKMEYMFDSNLKIDDEMLQEILGKGTDSKMKAIVTTIQREQNRVIRNEEYKNLIVQGPAGSGKTSIALHRIAYLLYKHRDKITPKNIVIFSPNQIFNDYISNVLPQLGEDNMLQSTFKEYMHKALGNRFIKEDYYDMMEFIFTGKKSFDYKIRIKNIKYKSSLEFIDVLKRHVEKTEKADRNFKDIIFRDNLIVSSKEIEELYYKDYIRFPLKRRLDKIRERILFLLKPYEEERKNEIYENLWDTGSFVDEMEVKEKAAALITEETKYVYEEIRRITKFDLLDIYKKLFKKLEPEIKNYTLRKLQSNFLNYEDQVPMLYLKGAFGDFPKTTEIKYVIIDEAQDHTPLQYEIFYQLFGHANITMLGDLNQSINPYMNVGNYNNIAHIFPQDNTCIINLTKSYRSTMEITEFSRRILDDEVNAQYVERSGEKPIVLGYSQENSINERVLKDIEMYKEKGYKSIGIITRTVKEADGVYSFLKDKTEVKALTKEDDEYVNGTLVIPAYLAKGLEFDVVVVYNAGNVNYSSEEDRLLLYTACTRALHILNVYYTGCLTPLMERIIQD, encoded by the coding sequence ATGAACATTAATGACTTTGAATGGAAGACAGAAGATCAGTGGCTGGAGCTTGTGCTTAAGGAGACTCAAAGGCAGCTGGAGGAAGAGCTTGATTATAAGGACAGATTTAAAAATGATGCTCTTGAAACTCAAAGGGAAATGTGGGAGGAGCTTGGATCTGTATCTATAACCAATGGGCTTGAGCAAATTGTAAGCTTTATGGGGTTTGTTGACAGGATGAAATACCAAAAGAGAAATCATGAAGTTACAAGAACCCTTCAGGAGAAATATGAGCGGATGCTTAAGGCACCTTACTTTGGAAGAATTGATTTTCATGAAAATGGAGAAGAAAAGGCAGAAAAGTATTATATCGGTATGTCAAATCTTATGAATGAGGATTATGACTTTTTAATATACGATTGGAGAGCTCCAGTTTCAAGTATGTTTTATGATTATGAAATAGGAAAGGCAGGCTACCAATGTGCTGAAGGGACTATTGAGGGAGATCTCACTTTAAAGAGACAGTACAAAATCAATGAAGGTAAAATGGAGTATATGTTTGATAGCAACCTTAAGATAGACGATGAGATGCTCCAGGAAATCTTAGGTAAGGGCACCGACAGTAAGATGAAGGCTATAGTGACAACTATTCAAAGAGAACAAAACAGGGTTATCAGAAATGAAGAATACAAAAACCTTATTGTTCAAGGGCCTGCTGGCAGCGGAAAAACTTCCATTGCTCTTCACAGAATAGCTTATCTTTTATATAAACATCGAGATAAAATAACCCCTAAAAACATAGTGATATTTTCACCAAACCAGATTTTTAATGACTATATATCCAATGTACTGCCTCAGCTTGGAGAAGACAATATGCTTCAGTCTACATTTAAGGAATATATGCACAAAGCTTTAGGCAATAGATTTATTAAGGAAGATTACTATGACATGATGGAATTTATCTTTACTGGAAAGAAGTCTTTTGATTACAAGATAAGAATCAAAAACATAAAATATAAATCTTCGCTTGAATTTATAGATGTATTAAAGAGACACGTAGAGAAAACTGAAAAAGCAGATAGAAACTTTAAGGACATAATTTTTAGGGATAATTTAATAGTGTCATCAAAGGAAATTGAAGAGTTGTATTACAAGGATTATATAAGATTTCCTCTAAAAAGAAGGCTTGATAAGATAAGAGAAAGAATTTTATTTTTACTAAAACCTTATGAAGAAGAAAGAAAAAATGAAATTTATGAAAATCTATGGGATACAGGTTCTTTTGTAGATGAGATGGAAGTTAAAGAAAAGGCAGCAGCTTTAATTACTGAAGAAACTAAGTATGTATATGAAGAAATTAGAAGAATTACAAAGTTTGATTTGCTTGATATTTATAAGAAGCTCTTTAAAAAATTGGAGCCTGAAATAAAAAATTATACCCTTAGAAAACTTCAATCTAACTTTCTTAACTACGAAGATCAGGTGCCAATGCTTTATTTAAAAGGAGCCTTTGGAGATTTTCCTAAAACCACAGAAATCAAATATGTAATAATTGATGAGGCTCAGGATCATACACCACTACAATATGAAATCTTCTATCAGCTTTTTGGCCACGCCAATATAACAATGCTTGGGGATTTAAATCAATCTATAAATCCATATATGAATGTTGGAAACTATAATAACATCGCTCATATATTTCCTCAGGATAATACCTGCATAATTAATCTTACAAAGAGTTATAGATCCACCATGGAGATTACTGAGTTTTCTAGAAGAATTTTAGATGATGAGGTTAATGCCCAATATGTAGAAAGAAGTGGAGAAAAACCAATAGTTCTTGGATATTCCCAGGAGAATTCTATTAATGAAAGAGTTCTAAAGGATATAGAAATGTACAAGGAAAAAGGTTATAAATCAATTGGAATAATAACAAGAACAGTAAAGGAAGCTGATGGAGTATATAGCTTTTTGAAGGATAAAACAGAAGTTAAGGCTTTGACTAAAGAAGATGATGAGTATGTAAATGGTACTTTAGTTATCCCAGCTTACCTTGCAAAAGGCTTGGAATTTGATGTAGTGGTTGTATATAATGCTGGGAATGTAAATTACAGTTCTGAAGAGGATAGATTGCTACTCTACACTGCATGCACAAGAGCACTTCATATATTGAATGTATATTATACTGGATGCTTGACACCACTAATGGAGAGAATAATTCAGGATTAG
- a CDS encoding ABC transporter ATP-binding protein, translated as MRSSMSFIFKYINKKRWFLLGYSAIFLESLTPIIATLLQRDLIDKVFSAKQYQEFPKILALYAIFFFGPKLWFTVRKVVFFHIGYNLQTVLTKEFLIKIYDMPTAAFNKEHVGSLLNNIRNNIADASDLSVNQILSESVKNILTIVFLVFSIANINFMMLIIVVTVSIIYYALLHKFGEKTKQFSQQVREEKANVAIAVEESISSIREIVAYNRQDWQINNYKEKFSQYFKAIIKQGLFKNKILFISDPFLYGTKIVAILLGGIGVISNRISLGEFVVGFTFVDQLVTELGQLFEQALIAKKLEASVECIKSVIGRDEVKFGSADFNKHIESIEFRDVTFSYSPDSPAVLNDISIDFPIGKKIAIVGKSGSGKSTIAQLLTRAYSPDRGEVFINDVPINCYGKQYTDKVSMVFQQPYFIPSTIKENLTLDKSYKPIDIENTCKEMLCHDFIVGFPNQYETQVGERGISLSGGQKQRLALSRAMLKNTEVLILDEATSALDTETEFSVQKNIDKLRKGKTTIIIAHRISTIQNADIIYVLDKGKIVAKGPHEKLMSESTIYNELYNFQQVR; from the coding sequence ATGAGGTCTAGTATGTCATTTATTTTTAAGTATATAAACAAGAAACGCTGGTTTTTATTGGGGTATTCTGCTATTTTTTTAGAGAGTCTCACACCGATTATTGCAACACTATTGCAGCGAGACTTAATTGATAAAGTATTCAGTGCAAAACAATATCAGGAATTTCCTAAGATACTAGCACTGTATGCAATTTTCTTTTTTGGGCCTAAGTTATGGTTTACTGTTAGAAAGGTAGTATTCTTTCATATAGGTTATAACCTTCAGACGGTTTTAACAAAGGAATTTTTGATAAAAATCTATGATATGCCAACAGCAGCTTTTAACAAAGAACATGTAGGCAGTCTATTAAACAATATAAGAAACAATATAGCTGATGCCAGTGATTTATCTGTTAATCAAATACTTTCAGAATCAGTGAAAAATATTCTTACCATTGTCTTTTTAGTATTTTCAATAGCAAATATTAATTTTATGATGTTAATAATTGTAGTAACAGTATCAATTATTTATTATGCTTTACTCCATAAGTTTGGCGAGAAAACCAAGCAATTTTCACAGCAGGTCAGAGAGGAAAAAGCTAATGTTGCTATTGCTGTTGAAGAAAGTATTTCATCAATTAGAGAAATAGTAGCTTATAATCGTCAGGATTGGCAGATCAACAATTATAAAGAAAAGTTTTCTCAATATTTTAAGGCAATTATAAAGCAAGGTTTATTTAAGAATAAGATTTTGTTTATAAGTGATCCTTTTCTTTACGGTACTAAAATTGTTGCAATTTTACTTGGTGGTATAGGTGTAATTTCAAACCGTATTTCTTTAGGGGAATTCGTAGTAGGCTTTACCTTTGTTGATCAATTAGTAACAGAGCTTGGACAATTATTCGAACAAGCATTAATTGCTAAAAAGCTAGAAGCTTCTGTTGAATGTATTAAGTCTGTAATAGGAAGAGATGAGGTTAAGTTTGGTTCTGCTGATTTTAATAAGCACATTGAATCAATAGAATTTAGAGATGTAACCTTTAGCTATTCACCTGACTCTCCTGCAGTTCTTAATGATATATCAATAGACTTTCCAATTGGCAAAAAGATTGCTATTGTTGGGAAAAGTGGCAGTGGTAAATCAACTATTGCACAATTACTAACTAGAGCATATTCACCGGATAGAGGAGAGGTTTTTATCAATGATGTTCCAATCAATTGCTATGGAAAGCAATATACAGATAAGGTTTCTATGGTTTTTCAACAACCTTATTTCATACCTTCCACTATTAAAGAAAACTTAACATTGGATAAAAGTTATAAACCTATAGATATTGAGAATACATGTAAAGAAATGTTATGTCATGATTTTATTGTGGGTTTTCCAAATCAATACGAAACTCAAGTTGGTGAGCGTGGAATTTCATTATCTGGTGGACAAAAGCAACGATTGGCATTATCAAGAGCTATGTTAAAAAATACAGAGGTGCTCATTTTAGATGAAGCAACATCAGCCTTAGATACTGAAACTGAATTTTCAGTTCAAAAGAATATTGATAAATTGAGAAAGGGAAAGACAACAATCATCATAGCCCATAGAATATCAACTATTCAAAATGCAGATATTATATACGTTTTAGATAAAGGGAAAATTGTTGCTAAGGGACCACATGAAAAGTTAATGAGTGAAAGCACTATATATAACGAATTGTATAACTTTCAACAGGTAAGATGA
- a CDS encoding ABC transporter ATP-binding protein: protein MRKELEKKEMFKLYFWTLSYFKPFILLTLLYVICGGTMIWGELMIPRRMGYLIDRVVPLKQLSLLINQIFILCGIVVVILIAKSIFNLLEQIISNKIIKNQQTDLMEKLQKLGFSYYEKVPTGEILSIFENAVNETQQTYTFLFPQFIYCLAQFVVPSIILISSEPIFFFAAMVGNIIYVFLNRTANKKIQYYLGIETKAAQVSQRSLYDAIEATTELKTMGSKDWIINKTIGDFNEFRVARMWSIFWRHFRYTTVGLTLTISIVLFYYYGLGLVQSGGLLIGELVGYSFLMGLVSRGFSVFFYIIPAQYNALNYAKYLYEFLNLKPDVVEDDNDLEVQIDNFDIEFKNVSFSYKDKQPIINDISFKIPFGKKTAIVGESGSGKSTILKLIGRFYDVTDGEILMGGYDIKKLKLKSLRKSFGYVFQDTYLFNMSIKDNIKLGKLDATEDEIIEAAKRASAHQFIMDTEEGYDTILGERGVRLSGGQKQRISIARMILKEPQIILLDEATSALDNVTEAAIKKSIDELSANKTVVAVAHRLSTIREYDSIIVLEAGKIAEHGTYESLMDKKGLFYGMVMRGAANEV from the coding sequence TTGAGAAAAGAACTAGAAAAGAAAGAAATGTTTAAATTATATTTTTGGACATTAAGTTATTTCAAGCCATTTATATTACTAACTTTGTTATATGTTATATGTGGTGGCACTATGATTTGGGGGGAATTAATGATTCCTCGTCGTATGGGATATTTAATTGACCGTGTTGTGCCTTTAAAACAGTTATCATTACTTATAAATCAAATTTTCATTTTATGCGGTATAGTTGTAGTTATCTTGATTGCGAAGTCAATCTTTAACTTATTAGAACAAATCATATCTAATAAAATTATTAAGAATCAACAAACTGACTTAATGGAAAAGCTACAAAAGTTAGGTTTTTCCTACTATGAAAAAGTACCTACAGGGGAGATTTTATCTATATTTGAAAATGCGGTAAATGAGACTCAACAGACTTACACCTTCTTATTTCCACAATTCATTTACTGCTTAGCACAGTTTGTAGTGCCATCTATTATTCTCATTTCCAGTGAACCTATCTTCTTTTTCGCTGCTATGGTTGGCAATATTATATATGTATTTTTAAATAGAACAGCAAATAAAAAAATACAGTATTACCTAGGTATTGAAACTAAGGCAGCACAAGTATCACAAAGATCTTTATATGATGCCATTGAAGCTACAACTGAATTAAAAACAATGGGGAGTAAAGATTGGATCATAAATAAAACTATAGGGGATTTCAATGAATTTAGGGTTGCTAGAATGTGGTCAATTTTTTGGAGACATTTTCGTTATACAACAGTTGGTCTCACATTAACAATTTCTATTGTTTTGTTTTACTATTATGGTTTAGGATTAGTACAAAGCGGTGGATTATTGATAGGAGAACTTGTTGGGTATAGTTTTCTTATGGGGCTTGTTTCTCGAGGATTTTCAGTGTTTTTTTACATTATCCCAGCTCAATATAATGCATTAAATTATGCTAAGTATTTATATGAATTTTTAAACTTGAAACCAGATGTTGTAGAAGATGATAATGATTTAGAAGTGCAAATAGATAATTTTGATATTGAGTTTAAGAATGTTTCTTTTTCTTATAAAGATAAACAACCAATTATAAATGACATATCTTTTAAAATTCCATTTGGTAAAAAAACAGCTATTGTTGGAGAAAGTGGCAGTGGCAAGTCAACCATATTGAAATTAATAGGGCGATTTTATGATGTTACAGATGGTGAAATTTTAATGGGAGGATATGATATAAAAAAATTAAAACTAAAAAGTTTAAGGAAAAGCTTTGGTTATGTGTTCCAGGATACATACCTATTCAATATGTCAATTAAGGATAATATTAAGCTTGGGAAGCTTGATGCCACAGAGGATGAAATTATAGAAGCAGCTAAACGTGCCAGTGCACATCAGTTTATTATGGATACAGAAGAAGGATATGATACCATTCTTGGTGAACGAGGTGTTCGTTTATCAGGTGGTCAAAAACAACGTATTTCAATAGCTAGAATGATACTTAAGGAACCACAGATTATTTTACTAGATGAAGCAACATCAGCCTTGGATAATGTGACTGAAGCTGCTATCAAGAAATCTATAGATGAGCTATCAGCAAACAAAACAGTTGTAGCTGTAGCACATAGACTCTCTACAATAAGAGAATATGATTCAATTATTGTGCTTGAAGCAGGCAAGATTGCAGAACATGGGACTTATGAGTCCTTGATGGATAAGAAGGGACTATTTTACGGAATGGTAATGAGGGGGGCTGCAAATGAGGTCTAG
- a CDS encoding acyl-CoA dehydratase activase, which translates to MIGYTCKYTPIEIFTSLGIETKRIDPNVTSYDKAETMMHTNLCSYVKGVLEDVITNDYEGVILTSCCDSTRRLYDTLKENFPGKFIYILDLPRKVNEESINIYADVVKEMVQAYEGFSNKKFDEKKLKKVCDTLKVEHVKPSSKLNIGLMGARCNDGIIEMVKKYNTNIFFNISCTGDEREYNLKDDNIYHDYIKDLLSKLPCLHMTDITERNNFLEKQKENLDGIIYHTVKFCDIYSYEYADLKENYDVPVLKVETDYTKQCEGQIKTRVEAFIESLNANRGTGDNNMDMSKDINDNLKNKDIEEASENMKYVMGIDSGSTSTNAVILNNRREIVAYEVVRTGAKSSESAKRALEQVLNKAGLSTEDLSLIVSTGYGRVSITFADKDVTEISCHGKGAHYLNPKIRTIIDIGGQDSKVIKLNNKGEVVDFVMNDKCAAGTGRFLEMMARTLEIDIKDMGPESLKWKEDIKISSMCSVFAESEVISLIAQNKEKADIIHALNQSISSRTNALLGRVGKESEFMMTGGVAQNVGVVKAIEEKIGEKLFISDEPEIVGAIGAALFGIESLE; encoded by the coding sequence ATGATTGGGTATACATGCAAATACACACCAATAGAGATATTCACAAGCTTAGGAATTGAAACTAAGAGAATTGATCCTAATGTAACAAGTTATGATAAAGCAGAAACAATGATGCACACTAACTTATGTTCTTATGTTAAGGGTGTATTGGAAGATGTTATTACAAATGATTATGAAGGAGTAATACTAACAAGCTGTTGTGATAGCACTAGAAGATTATATGATACATTAAAAGAGAATTTCCCAGGAAAATTTATTTATATATTAGATTTGCCTAGAAAGGTTAATGAAGAATCTATCAACATTTATGCAGATGTGGTTAAAGAAATGGTACAAGCTTATGAGGGATTTAGTAACAAAAAATTTGATGAGAAAAAGCTTAAGAAAGTATGTGACACACTAAAGGTTGAGCATGTTAAACCTTCAAGTAAATTAAACATAGGGTTAATGGGTGCAAGGTGTAATGATGGGATAATTGAAATGGTTAAAAAATATAATACCAATATATTTTTTAATATTTCATGCACTGGTGATGAGAGAGAATATAATTTGAAAGATGATAATATATATCATGATTATATAAAGGACTTATTAAGCAAATTGCCATGTCTTCATATGACTGATATTACTGAAAGAAATAATTTTCTTGAAAAGCAAAAGGAAAACCTAGATGGAATTATATATCATACAGTTAAGTTTTGTGATATTTATTCTTATGAATATGCAGATCTTAAAGAAAATTATGATGTTCCTGTGCTAAAGGTAGAAACAGATTATACTAAGCAATGTGAAGGACAAATTAAGACAAGAGTTGAAGCCTTTATTGAATCGTTAAATGCTAATAGAGGAACAGGTGATAATAATATGGATATGAGCAAAGATATTAATGATAACTTAAAAAATAAGGATATTGAAGAAGCTAGTGAAAACATGAAATATGTAATGGGAATTGACAGTGGATCAACATCAACTAATGCTGTTATTCTAAATAATAGAAGAGAAATTGTAGCATATGAAGTAGTAAGAACTGGAGCTAAGAGTAGTGAAAGTGCCAAAAGGGCTTTAGAACAAGTATTGAATAAAGCAGGATTAAGCACAGAAGATCTTTCATTAATTGTATCTACAGGTTATGGAAGAGTAAGTATAACTTTTGCGGACAAGGATGTAACAGAAATAAGCTGCCATGGAAAAGGAGCTCATTATTTAAATCCTAAAATTAGAACAATAATAGATATTGGTGGACAAGATAGTAAGGTTATTAAATTAAATAATAAAGGTGAAGTAGTAGACTTTGTAATGAATGATAAATGTGCTGCAGGTACAGGTAGGTTTCTAGAAATGATGGCGAGAACTTTAGAGATAGATATAAAAGATATGGGACCAGAATCTTTAAAATGGAAGGAAGATATAAAGATAAGCAGTATGTGTTCAGTTTTTGCAGAGTCAGAAGTAATTTCACTAATTGCTCAGAATAAAGAAAAGGCTGATATTATCCATGCTTTAAATCAATCTATATCTAGCAGAACCAATGCACTTCTAGGAAGGGTAGGAAAAGAAAGTGAATTTATGATGACAGGCGGAGTAGCACAAAACGTAGGGGTTGTAAAAGCAATAGAAGAAAAGATTGGAGAGAAATTATTCATTTCAGATGAGCCAGAGATAGTTGGAGCAATAGGGGCTGCCTTATTTGGAATTGAGAGTTTAGAATAA
- a CDS encoding 2-hydroxyacyl-CoA dehydratase subunit D, with the protein MDIVKKYEELTKKQAENNPRTAYKMIKLGLFFEKQIVKLTSNEVPEAYKKLNLIAINSILKALKNPENSAWVNIFTPVEILQCFDIDALSIECMSCFMSGFECEDFVNEYAENIGVAETLCSYHKGFIGTVESGILPKPKFAFTTSTCCDGNVNTVRYLSEKHDLDSYVLDIPYEYSVENEKYVVAQLKDMIAMLEEKCNKKFDENRLKEILERENESKKCFKEYLKYQRTKYYPSSLTLHMYMLFASHVGIGTKEIYDFYKLLAEDIKKYPDSEGLKVFWVHLLPYYQETMKEYFNFNPKYQIQCYDMNFDYMEELDLEHPLEALAKKLILNIYNGSYERKIEAITKAVDELDSQAVIHFCHWGCKQSSGGVMQLKQAMKDKNIPMLILDGDCMDRRNCHDGQLKTRLEAFLEILKNMEASR; encoded by the coding sequence ATGGATATAGTAAAAAAATATGAGGAATTAACTAAAAAGCAAGCTGAAAATAACCCCAGAACAGCCTATAAGATGATAAAATTAGGGCTCTTTTTTGAAAAGCAAATAGTAAAATTAACATCAAATGAGGTTCCAGAAGCATATAAGAAGTTAAATTTAATAGCTATTAATTCAATTTTAAAAGCATTAAAGAACCCAGAGAATTCTGCATGGGTAAATATTTTTACACCAGTAGAAATATTGCAGTGCTTTGATATAGATGCGTTATCAATAGAATGTATGTCATGCTTTATGTCAGGATTTGAATGTGAGGATTTTGTAAATGAGTATGCTGAAAATATAGGGGTAGCAGAGACCTTATGTTCTTATCATAAGGGTTTTATAGGAACAGTGGAAAGTGGGATACTTCCAAAGCCTAAATTTGCATTTACAACGTCAACCTGTTGTGATGGCAATGTTAATACAGTGCGTTATCTTTCAGAAAAACATGATTTGGATTCATATGTATTGGATATTCCTTATGAATATTCTGTAGAGAATGAGAAATATGTTGTGGCTCAATTAAAAGATATGATTGCTATGCTTGAAGAAAAGTGCAATAAAAAATTTGATGAGAATAGATTAAAGGAAATATTAGAAAGAGAAAATGAGTCTAAAAAGTGTTTCAAAGAATACTTAAAGTATCAAAGAACAAAATATTATCCAAGCTCCTTAACATTGCATATGTACATGCTGTTTGCATCCCATGTAGGTATAGGAACTAAGGAAATTTATGATTTTTATAAATTATTAGCTGAGGATATAAAAAAATATCCTGATAGTGAAGGATTAAAGGTATTTTGGGTTCATCTTTTACCATATTACCAAGAAACAATGAAAGAATATTTTAACTTTAATCCTAAGTATCAGATTCAATGTTATGATATGAACTTTGATTATATGGAAGAATTGGATCTTGAACATCCACTTGAAGCATTAGCTAAAAAACTTATTTTAAATATATATAATGGCTCCTATGAAAGAAAGATTGAAGCAATTACAAAAGCTGTTGATGAACTTGATTCACAAGCAGTTATACATTTTTGTCATTGGGGTTGTAAGCAGTCTTCAGGTGGAGTAATGCAACTTAAGCAAGCCATGAAAGATAAAAATATACCAATGCTTATTTTGGATGGAGACTGTATGGATAGAAGAAATTGTCATGATGGCCAGTTGAAAACTAGATTAGAAGCATTTTTAGAAATATTAAAGAATATGGAGGCAAGCAGATGA
- a CDS encoding glutathione peroxidase, translating into MNIFDYKFIDINGKEVSLEEYNNKVLLIVNIASKCGFTPQLEDLEKLYKKYNDYGFEILGFPCDQFANQAPGSNADLNNFCKLNYGVTFKLSEKVDVRGGDAHPIFNYLISKCPFEGFDKENISSRMIYSVLEENYPEYLVGDSIKWNFTKFLIDRNGNAIKRFEPSVEPMDMVEDIEKTLSHNVLK; encoded by the coding sequence ATGAATATATTTGATTACAAGTTTATAGATATTAATGGAAAGGAAGTATCTCTTGAAGAGTATAATAATAAGGTTTTATTAATTGTGAATATAGCAAGTAAGTGTGGATTTACACCACAACTAGAAGATTTAGAAAAGCTATATAAAAAGTATAATGATTATGGTTTTGAAATACTAGGATTTCCATGTGACCAATTTGCAAATCAAGCTCCAGGAAGCAATGCTGATTTGAATAATTTTTGCAAACTTAATTATGGAGTGACTTTTAAGCTTTCAGAAAAAGTAGATGTTAGAGGGGGAGACGCTCATCCAATATTTAATTACTTAATAAGTAAATGTCCTTTTGAAGGCTTTGATAAAGAGAATATTTCTTCTAGGATGATATATTCAGTGCTAGAAGAAAATTACCCAGAGTATTTGGTTGGAGATAGCATAAAGTGGAATTTTACTAAATTCTTAATTGATAGAAATGGTAATGCTATAAAAAGGTTTGAGCCAAGTGTAGAACCTATGGACATGGTAGAGGATATAGAGAAGACACTTTCACATAACGTATTAAAATAA